A region from the Vicia villosa cultivar HV-30 ecotype Madison, WI linkage group LG3, Vvil1.0, whole genome shotgun sequence genome encodes:
- the LOC131656657 gene encoding uncharacterized protein LOC131656657 isoform X1: MAINSPHHQIMEISGITMEDDKFSEQEKEDDQLSEISCQLEMEDDKSMEFWDLVLGDDWDEVIKKYNEDSNFHKIDIKGRGTALHVAVSMGRRDDVVKSLVEAIEKLGDESSLKMMNEIGATPLHVAAYAGFLDVCKLIIGKEGQRKYLIQVKNFDGETPLFWAVNARQMSVFLYLQQFYRVDLNIAIDNNLTSILHVAIDTERYDMAIIIMHHYKVLTILKNKDDITPLEILATKTSAFISRNTLSWRQRILYYCLPLRNHDAKEVLKSLKRRTIFKAKVKNEKDEYSEVQIPIYDFLEMAQKKPHSLAKIMSKMLVFMRLIVSLLGLKAIITIKMKHIYGGLLLKEMMKIPIYSLLGGGVINQKDDLGFDSGMETKMLTETKVKSKAKTTAYLTAASHGIVEIMSELESKTKSVVSETNFNNENVLLLAVKNRQPHVIQRLKKDLDDGVFQNLYLRVNKDKNTMLHLAAYTSYERENTWRISGATMQLTWDIKWYKYIKELVPEHFNNKFNNEEKTPSDIFKEQHKELLQDSVEWLKDTSESCSVVAALIAGVSFATSGSVPGGNQQTGVPALKGQPAFEVFAISSLIGLYFSVTSLVMFLSILTSRKEVEEFHQNMPMKLLFGLSSLFVSIVAMLVSFCAGHFFVLADKYTMGGILFYLYISICFPVAFYAAAQFPLFIDLVKVVWKKVPPPSIRGVLL; encoded by the exons ATGGCAATAAATTCTCCACATCATCAGA TTATGGAAATCAGTGGAATAACAATGGAAGATGACAAAT TTTCGGAGCAAGAAAAGGAAGATGACCAGC TTTCGGAAATCAGCTGTCAGCTAGAAATGGAAGATGACAAAT CTATGGAGTTCTGGGACCTAGTATTGGGAGACGATTGGGATGaagtaattaaaaaatacaatgaaGACAGTAATTTTCACAAGATAGATATCAAGGGAAGAGGAACAGCATTACACGTGGCAGTAAGCATGGGACGACGCGACGACGTAGTGAAAAGTCTTGTAGAAGCAATAGAAAAGCTTGGTGATGAAAGTAGTTTGAAAATGATGAATGAAATAGGTGCTACTCCACTTCATGTTGCAGCATATGCAGGATTCCTAGATGTGTGTAAACTTATAATTGGAAAAGAAGGTCAAAGGAAATATTTGATTCAAGTGAAAAATTTTGACGGggaaacaccacttttttgggcGGTGAATGCCCGTCAAATGTCCGTGTTTCTTTATCTCCAACAATTTTATCGTGTTGATCTCAATATTGCTATCGATAACAATTTAACTAGCATCCTTCATGTTGCCATTGACACAGAAAGATATG ATATGGCAATTATAATAATGCATCACTACAAAGTTCTTACCATTCTGAAAAATAAGGATGACATCACTCCTCTCGAAATTCTTGCTACAAAGACATCAGCTTTCATAAGTAGAAATACACTGTCATGGCGGCAACGAATTTTGTACTACT GTCTTCCTTTACGCAACCATGATGCAAAAGAAGTATTGAAATCTTTAAAGCGGAGGACTATTTTTAAAGCAAAAGTAAAGAACG AAAAAGATGAATATAGTGAAGTACAAATCCCTATATATGACTTCTTAGAAATGGCACAAAAGAAGCCACATTCTCTTGCTAAAATTATGAGCAAAATGTTGGTATTCATGAGGCTAATCGTGTCACTACTAG GCTTAAAGGCAATAATTACTATTAAGATGAAGCACATATATGGTGGTCTGCTCTTGAAAGAAATGATGAAAATACCTATTTATTCATTATTGGGTGGTGGTGTGatcaatcaaaaagatgacttaggatTTGATTCTGGAATGGAGA CAAAGATGCTTACTGAAACAaaagtgaaaagtaaagcaaaaacCACAGCATATTTGACTGCAGCAAGTCATGGAATAGTTGAGATTATGTCAGAGCTTGAATCAAAGACAAAAAGTGTGGTTAGTGAGACTAACTTTAATAATGAAAATGTATTGCTTTTGGCAGTAAAGAATAGACAACCACATGTAATTCAGCGGTTGAAGAAGGACTTAGATGACGGAGTCTTCCAAAACCTATATCTACGAGTTAATAAAGATAAGAATACCATGTTACACTTGGCAGCATACACATCTTATGAGAGAGAAAATACTTGGAGGATATCCGGCGCTACCATGCAATTGACGTGGGACATCAAGTGGTATAAG TACATAAAAGAACTAGTGCCAGAGCATTTCAATAATAAATTCAACAATGAAGAAAAAACCCCTAGTGATATCTTTAAGGAGCAACACAAAGAACTTCTACAAGATAGTGTTGAATGGTTGAAAGACACGTCAGAATCATGCTCAGTCGTAGCTGCTCTCATTGCTGGTGTCTCCTTTGCGACATCAGGTAGCGTACCTGGTGGCAATCAACAAACAGGAGTACCGGCATTAAAAGGACAACCTGCATTTGAAGTATTCGCTATATCTTCATTAATTGGACTTTACTTCTCTGTCACTTCACTTGTCATGTTCCTTTCTATACTCACTTCTCGAAAAGAAGTCGAAGAGTTTCATCAAAACATGCCAATGAAGCTTCTTTTTGGTTTGAGCTCCCTCTTCGTATCCATCGTTGCGATGTTGGTTTCTTTTTGTGCTGGACATTTCTTTGTGCTCGCAGATAAATATACGATGGGAGGTATCTTGTTCTATTTATATATTTCCATTTGTTTTCCTGTCGCATTCTATGCAGCTGCGCAGTTTCCGTTATTCATTGATCTTGTTAAAGTTGTTTGGAAGAAGGTTCCACCACCAAGTATTAGGGGTGTTCTTCTGTAG
- the LOC131656657 gene encoding uncharacterized protein LOC131656657 isoform X2, which yields MAINSPHHQIMEISGITMEDDKFSEQEKEDDQPMEFWDLVLGDDWDEVIKKYNEDSNFHKIDIKGRGTALHVAVSMGRRDDVVKSLVEAIEKLGDESSLKMMNEIGATPLHVAAYAGFLDVCKLIIGKEGQRKYLIQVKNFDGETPLFWAVNARQMSVFLYLQQFYRVDLNIAIDNNLTSILHVAIDTERYDMAIIIMHHYKVLTILKNKDDITPLEILATKTSAFISRNTLSWRQRILYYCLPLRNHDAKEVLKSLKRRTIFKAKVKNEKDEYSEVQIPIYDFLEMAQKKPHSLAKIMSKMLVFMRLIVSLLGLKAIITIKMKHIYGGLLLKEMMKIPIYSLLGGGVINQKDDLGFDSGMETKMLTETKVKSKAKTTAYLTAASHGIVEIMSELESKTKSVVSETNFNNENVLLLAVKNRQPHVIQRLKKDLDDGVFQNLYLRVNKDKNTMLHLAAYTSYERENTWRISGATMQLTWDIKWYKYIKELVPEHFNNKFNNEEKTPSDIFKEQHKELLQDSVEWLKDTSESCSVVAALIAGVSFATSGSVPGGNQQTGVPALKGQPAFEVFAISSLIGLYFSVTSLVMFLSILTSRKEVEEFHQNMPMKLLFGLSSLFVSIVAMLVSFCAGHFFVLADKYTMGGILFYLYISICFPVAFYAAAQFPLFIDLVKVVWKKVPPPSIRGVLL from the exons ATGGCAATAAATTCTCCACATCATCAGA TTATGGAAATCAGTGGAATAACAATGGAAGATGACAAAT TTTCGGAGCAAGAAAAGGAAGATGACCAGC CTATGGAGTTCTGGGACCTAGTATTGGGAGACGATTGGGATGaagtaattaaaaaatacaatgaaGACAGTAATTTTCACAAGATAGATATCAAGGGAAGAGGAACAGCATTACACGTGGCAGTAAGCATGGGACGACGCGACGACGTAGTGAAAAGTCTTGTAGAAGCAATAGAAAAGCTTGGTGATGAAAGTAGTTTGAAAATGATGAATGAAATAGGTGCTACTCCACTTCATGTTGCAGCATATGCAGGATTCCTAGATGTGTGTAAACTTATAATTGGAAAAGAAGGTCAAAGGAAATATTTGATTCAAGTGAAAAATTTTGACGGggaaacaccacttttttgggcGGTGAATGCCCGTCAAATGTCCGTGTTTCTTTATCTCCAACAATTTTATCGTGTTGATCTCAATATTGCTATCGATAACAATTTAACTAGCATCCTTCATGTTGCCATTGACACAGAAAGATATG ATATGGCAATTATAATAATGCATCACTACAAAGTTCTTACCATTCTGAAAAATAAGGATGACATCACTCCTCTCGAAATTCTTGCTACAAAGACATCAGCTTTCATAAGTAGAAATACACTGTCATGGCGGCAACGAATTTTGTACTACT GTCTTCCTTTACGCAACCATGATGCAAAAGAAGTATTGAAATCTTTAAAGCGGAGGACTATTTTTAAAGCAAAAGTAAAGAACG AAAAAGATGAATATAGTGAAGTACAAATCCCTATATATGACTTCTTAGAAATGGCACAAAAGAAGCCACATTCTCTTGCTAAAATTATGAGCAAAATGTTGGTATTCATGAGGCTAATCGTGTCACTACTAG GCTTAAAGGCAATAATTACTATTAAGATGAAGCACATATATGGTGGTCTGCTCTTGAAAGAAATGATGAAAATACCTATTTATTCATTATTGGGTGGTGGTGTGatcaatcaaaaagatgacttaggatTTGATTCTGGAATGGAGA CAAAGATGCTTACTGAAACAaaagtgaaaagtaaagcaaaaacCACAGCATATTTGACTGCAGCAAGTCATGGAATAGTTGAGATTATGTCAGAGCTTGAATCAAAGACAAAAAGTGTGGTTAGTGAGACTAACTTTAATAATGAAAATGTATTGCTTTTGGCAGTAAAGAATAGACAACCACATGTAATTCAGCGGTTGAAGAAGGACTTAGATGACGGAGTCTTCCAAAACCTATATCTACGAGTTAATAAAGATAAGAATACCATGTTACACTTGGCAGCATACACATCTTATGAGAGAGAAAATACTTGGAGGATATCCGGCGCTACCATGCAATTGACGTGGGACATCAAGTGGTATAAG TACATAAAAGAACTAGTGCCAGAGCATTTCAATAATAAATTCAACAATGAAGAAAAAACCCCTAGTGATATCTTTAAGGAGCAACACAAAGAACTTCTACAAGATAGTGTTGAATGGTTGAAAGACACGTCAGAATCATGCTCAGTCGTAGCTGCTCTCATTGCTGGTGTCTCCTTTGCGACATCAGGTAGCGTACCTGGTGGCAATCAACAAACAGGAGTACCGGCATTAAAAGGACAACCTGCATTTGAAGTATTCGCTATATCTTCATTAATTGGACTTTACTTCTCTGTCACTTCACTTGTCATGTTCCTTTCTATACTCACTTCTCGAAAAGAAGTCGAAGAGTTTCATCAAAACATGCCAATGAAGCTTCTTTTTGGTTTGAGCTCCCTCTTCGTATCCATCGTTGCGATGTTGGTTTCTTTTTGTGCTGGACATTTCTTTGTGCTCGCAGATAAATATACGATGGGAGGTATCTTGTTCTATTTATATATTTCCATTTGTTTTCCTGTCGCATTCTATGCAGCTGCGCAGTTTCCGTTATTCATTGATCTTGTTAAAGTTGTTTGGAAGAAGGTTCCACCACCAAGTATTAGGGGTGTTCTTCTGTAG